Proteins encoded in a region of the Armatimonadota bacterium genome:
- a CDS encoding membrane protein, giving the protein MSVPLHGIIAEYESAEELLHAANRAREAGYTRMDAYSPFPVHGLSEAIGFEDHKVPWVVFLSGVVGAVAGFSLQYYISVVDYPLNIGGRPFLSWPSFIPVTFETTVLFAAFGAFIGMLALNGLPQPYHPVFNAPRFERASQDRFFLCIEASDPLFDRVKTRQFLENTGARLVSEVEE; this is encoded by the coding sequence ATGAGCGTGCCCTTGCATGGCATCATCGCCGAGTACGAAAGCGCGGAGGAACTGCTGCACGCGGCAAATCGCGCCCGGGAAGCGGGTTATACCCGAATGGACGCCTACTCGCCCTTCCCGGTGCACGGTCTCTCCGAAGCCATTGGCTTCGAAGATCACAAAGTGCCCTGGGTGGTGTTCCTTTCAGGCGTTGTCGGCGCTGTCGCAGGCTTCTCACTGCAGTATTATATCTCGGTGGTCGATTATCCATTAAACATAGGAGGACGCCCGTTCCTGAGCTGGCCGTCCTTTATTCCTGTCACTTTCGAGACCACCGTTTTGTTCGCGGCGTTTGGTGCGTTTATCGGGATGCTAGCGCTGAACGGGTTGCCACAACCTTATCACCCCGTCTTCAACGCGCCACGCTTCGAGCGGGCGTCGCAGGACAGGTTCTTCCTGTGCATTGAAGCCAGCGACCCCCTGTTTGACCGTGTAAAAACACGGCAGTTTCTGGAGAACACGGGCGCGAGGCTGGTATCGGAGGTGGAGGAGTAG